The following proteins are encoded in a genomic region of Ignisphaera cupida:
- the tes gene encoding tetraether lipid synthase Tes produces the protein MDDLKTPAIVANVDREKNVVYVGKKVISLGGISPTIKEGERVIRYTSSLCPYCFRPLPAIIIERENRLYIRRHCPEHGEIEEVYFEDAEMYRKFERYGFEGVGPGYVYTAATAPCPFNCGLCPLHKSHTALLNVVATNRCDLSCWYCFYYAEKAGYVYEPTIDDIKKMVEAVKKQPNIVVAVQLTGGEPTLRDDLEDIVETLRKMGVRHIQLNTHGIKFARLYLANPEEAIKYTKRLRDAGVNTVYLSFDGVTPETNPKNHWEVPYTLEVFRNSGMTSVVFVPTVIKSVNDHELGDIVKIAAYNMDVVRAVNFQPVSLVGMMRKQDRNRYRITIPEVIRKLEEQLNGEITKNDWFPVGAAVPIARFLELLDPSKKAEFTTHPACGAATYVYVKRVNDSIEFVPITRFIDAEGLLDYLEKKYESLKTKPAFLTKILGATSILSILNKFVLWDKVPDEIKKEFRSILLDIFIHRNYEALGKFHYKFLFIGMMHFMDEWNYDVERVMRCVIHYALPDGRIIPFCAFNILNDIYRDTPQKTYGIPIEEYIKKYGEKVLQEQKYVRTKDLIEKMINGEPYKKFYRPVMDKLKEFYTIS, from the coding sequence TTGGACGACCTCAAAACCCCTGCAATTGTGGCTAATGTTGATAGAGAAAAAAATGTTGTTTATGTTGGTAAGAAAGTTATTTCGCTTGGTGGAATTTCTCCAACAATTAAAGAGGGGGAAAGGGTTATAAGATATACATCGTCGTTGTGCCCCTATTGCTTTAGACCCTTACCTGCAATCATCATTGAAAGAGAGAATAGGCTATACATAAGACGTCACTGCCCTGAGCATGGCGAGATTGAGGAGGTGTATTTTGAAGATGCTGAAATGTATAGAAAATTTGAGAGATATGGTTTTGAAGGTGTTGGTCCAGGGTATGTATACACTGCGGCAACAGCTCCATGCCCTTTCAACTGTGGGCTTTGCCCCTTACACAAGTCTCACACAGCACTACTTAATGTTGTTGCAACAAATAGATGTGACTTAAGCTGCTGGTACTGTTTCTACTATGCTGAGAAAGCAGGTTATGTGTATGAGCCTACAATAGATGACATAAAGAAAATGGTTGAGGCTGTTAAAAAACAGCCAAACATTGTTGTTGCTGTGCAATTAACAGGAGGAGAACCAACATTAAGAGATGACTTAGAAGATATTGTTGAAACTCTAAGGAAAATGGGTGTTAGACATATACAATTGAATACGCATGGAATAAAGTTTGCTAGACTTTACTTAGCTAATCCAGAGGAGGCTATTAAATATACAAAGCGTTTAAGAGATGCAGGGGTAAACACTGTTTATCTAAGTTTTGATGGTGTTACTCCAGAGACAAATCCAAAGAACCATTGGGAAGTTCCCTACACACTTGAGGTTTTCAGAAATAGTGGTATGACGAGTGTAGTTTTTGTTCCTACAGTCATAAAAAGTGTTAATGATCACGAACTAGGTGATATAGTTAAGATAGCGGCATATAATATGGATGTTGTAAGAGCCGTTAACTTCCAGCCTGTAAGTCTTGTTGGCATGATGCGAAAACAAGATAGAAACAGGTATAGAATTACTATTCCAGAGGTTATAAGAAAATTGGAGGAGCAGCTAAATGGAGAAATAACAAAAAATGATTGGTTTCCCGTAGGTGCTGCAGTGCCAATAGCTAGATTTCTAGAGTTGCTGGATCCATCTAAAAAAGCTGAATTCACTACACATCCAGCATGTGGCGCAGCCACATATGTTTATGTAAAGAGAGTTAATGATTCAATAGAATTCGTACCAATAACAAGGTTCATAGACGCTGAAGGACTGCTTGACTACTTAGAGAAGAAATATGAATCTCTAAAAACAAAGCCAGCATTTCTCACAAAAATCCTTGGAGCAACATCTATATTGTCAATACTAAACAAGTTTGTGCTATGGGATAAAGTTCCAGATGAAATAAAGAAAGAGTTTAGATCAATATTACTCGATATTTTCATACATAGAAACTATGAAGCTTTGGGAAAGTTTCACTACAAATTCCTCTTCATTGGAATGATGCATTTCATGGATGAATGGAACTATGATGTTGAAAGAGTTATGAGATGTGTTATACATTACGCTTTGCCTGACGGAAGAATAATACCATTCTGTGCCTTTAACATACTTAACGATATTTATAGAGATACGCCACAAAAAACATATGGAATTCCAATTGAAGAATATATTAAGAAATATGGCGAGAAAGTACTTCAGGAACAGAAATATGTGCGAACAAAAGATTTAATAGAAAAAATGATTAATGGAGAACCTTATAAGAAATTCTATAGACCTGTTATGGATAAGCTGAAAGAGTTTTACACAATATCTTGA